A stretch of Paracoccus sp. MA DNA encodes these proteins:
- the iolB gene encoding 5-deoxy-glucuronate isomerase has protein sequence MTLLRKPAGQHGLVHHITPEGAGWSHVGFDLWRLGPGEVAEGHTGGMEAILVIVEGKARIAGAGRDWGEMGERLDVFEKTPPHCLYLPDGSDWRAEAVTPLTLAVCLAPGKGGHPARRIGPEGIALTRRGQGANTRFINNIAMEAEDYCDSLLVTEVFTPEGNWSSYPPHRHDEDDFPRMTYLEETYYHRLNPPQGYGIQRVFTDDGSLDETMAVRNHDVVLVPRGHHPCGVPYGYEMYYLNVMAGPIRKWRYENHPDHAWIWERDNA, from the coding sequence ATGACTCTCTTGCGCAAACCGGCCGGCCAGCACGGTCTTGTCCATCACATCACCCCCGAAGGCGCGGGTTGGTCCCATGTCGGCTTCGACCTCTGGCGGCTCGGGCCCGGCGAAGTGGCCGAGGGCCATACCGGCGGCATGGAGGCGATCCTGGTGATCGTCGAGGGCAAGGCCCGCATCGCCGGCGCCGGCCGGGACTGGGGCGAGATGGGCGAACGGCTGGACGTGTTCGAAAAGACCCCGCCGCATTGCCTCTATCTGCCCGACGGCAGCGACTGGCGGGCCGAGGCCGTGACGCCGCTGACGCTGGCCGTTTGCCTCGCCCCCGGCAAGGGCGGCCATCCCGCCCGCCGCATCGGCCCCGAGGGCATCGCGCTGACCCGGCGCGGGCAGGGCGCCAATACCCGCTTCATCAACAACATCGCCATGGAGGCCGAGGATTACTGCGACAGCCTGCTGGTGACCGAGGTCTTTACCCCGGAAGGGAACTGGTCGAGCTATCCGCCGCATCGCCATGACGAGGACGACTTTCCCCGCATGACCTATCTGGAGGAGACCTATTACCACCGGCTGAATCCGCCGCAGGGCTACGGCATCCAGCGGGTCTTTACCGACGACGGCAGCCTGGACGAGACCATGGCGGTCAGGAACCACGATGTCGTGCTGGTGCCGCGCGGCCACCACCCCTGCGGCGTGCCCTATGGCTACGAGATGTATTACCTGAACGTCATGGCCGGACCGATCCGCAAATGGCGTTACGAGAATCATCCCGACCACGCCTGGATATGGGAGCGCGACAACGCCTGA
- the iolE gene encoding myo-inosose-2 dehydratase has translation MILFGTNPIAWANDDDQSIGADIPTEQILHEAGQLIGFDGIENGHRWPDEPLALKELLGRYGLKFISGWYSTALLTRSVEEEIAAVQGHLAKLKANGCKVCIACECSNTVHGRPDVPVNARPRLTPAEMAAFGRRMEEFAQYLAGQGITLAYHHHMGTVVESPEEIDAFMAATGPATHLLFDAGHCTFGGGDPEAVLRKHVGRVAHFHAKNIRRAVTEEVRARDMSFLQGVLAGAFTVPGDPEGAIDFQPLLKILAEAGYDGWLVIEAEQDPGKRNPLEYQSLGLKSLKDMARAAGLH, from the coding sequence ATGATCCTTTTCGGAACCAATCCCATCGCCTGGGCCAATGACGACGACCAGTCGATCGGCGCCGATATCCCGACCGAGCAGATCCTGCACGAGGCGGGCCAGCTCATCGGCTTCGACGGCATCGAGAACGGCCATCGCTGGCCCGACGAACCGCTGGCGCTCAAGGAACTCCTGGGCCGCTACGGGCTGAAATTCATCTCGGGCTGGTATTCGACCGCGCTGCTGACCCGCTCGGTCGAGGAGGAGATCGCGGCGGTGCAGGGGCATCTGGCCAAGCTCAAGGCCAATGGCTGCAAGGTCTGCATCGCCTGCGAATGCTCGAACACCGTGCATGGCCGGCCCGACGTGCCGGTCAATGCCCGGCCGCGCCTGACGCCCGCCGAGATGGCGGCGTTCGGCCGCAGGATGGAGGAATTCGCGCAGTATCTGGCGGGGCAGGGCATCACGCTGGCCTATCACCACCACATGGGCACCGTGGTCGAAAGCCCCGAGGAGATCGACGCCTTCATGGCCGCGACCGGGCCGGCGACGCATCTGCTGTTCGATGCCGGGCATTGCACCTTCGGCGGCGGCGATCCCGAGGCGGTGCTGAGGAAGCATGTCGGCCGGGTGGCGCATTTCCATGCCAAGAACATCCGCCGCGCCGTGACCGAGGAAGTGCGCGCCCGGGACATGAGCTTCCTGCAGGGCGTGCTGGCCGGGGCCTTCACCGTGCCGGGCGATCCCGAGGGCGCCATCGACTTCCAGCCGCTGCTGAAGATCCTGGCCGAGGCCGGCTATGACGGCTGGCTGGTGATCGAGGCCGAGCAGGACCCCGGCAAGCGCAACCCGCTGGAATACCAGTCGCTTGGGCTGAAATCGCTCAAGGATATGGCGCGTGCCGCCGGGCTGCACTAG
- the iolD gene encoding 3D-(3,5/4)-trihydroxycyclohexane-1,2-dione acylhydrolase (decyclizing) gives MSETIRLTAAQAMMRWLSVQMTEEGERFIEAVWAIFGHGNVAGIGEALHGIGDALPTLRGQNEQTMAHAAIAWAKTKKRRRAMAVTSSIGPGATNMVTAAALAHVNRLPLLLIPGDVFASRRPDPVLQQIEDFGDGTVSANDCFRPVSRYFDRISRPEHLLTALPRAMQVMTDPANCGPVTLAFCQDVQAEAWDWPAAFFAPRVWRIRRPEPDAAELAEIVALIRKAERPVIVSGGGVIYSGAEAALLDFARRHRIPLVETQAGKGAVDWREELNLGSPGVTGTDAGNAACARADLIIGVGTRFQDFTTGSWAAFANPGRRLVSINLTGYDAAKHGAVPLVADARVALERIGAALGAHRFAEPDLRPRADWFALADKAMAAPNHDGPPSDAQVIGAVQRVAGENTVVMCAAGTMPGALQVLWRATPGGYHMEYGYSCMGYEVAGALGIAMARPKAEVVCMVGDGSYMMANSELATAVMLKVPFTVVLTDNRGYGCINRLQQECGGEEFNNMYASSNLVEEPQIDFVAHAASMGAHAEKVSGIAALESAIRAARGRDIPSVIVIDTEALTGAGIGGGWWDVAVPEVGQSDRLRAARKTYETWLRKQRLVN, from the coding sequence ATGAGCGAGACGATCCGGCTGACCGCCGCGCAGGCGATGATGCGCTGGCTGTCGGTGCAGATGACCGAGGAGGGCGAGCGTTTCATCGAGGCGGTCTGGGCGATCTTCGGCCATGGCAATGTCGCCGGGATCGGCGAGGCGCTGCATGGCATCGGCGACGCCCTGCCGACGCTGCGCGGCCAGAACGAACAGACCATGGCCCATGCCGCCATCGCCTGGGCCAAGACCAAGAAGCGCCGGCGCGCCATGGCGGTGACGAGCTCCATCGGGCCGGGGGCGACCAATATGGTGACCGCCGCGGCGCTGGCGCATGTGAACCGCCTGCCGCTGCTGCTGATCCCGGGCGATGTCTTTGCCAGCCGCCGCCCCGATCCGGTGCTGCAGCAGATCGAGGATTTCGGCGACGGCACCGTTTCGGCCAATGACTGCTTCCGGCCGGTCAGCCGCTATTTCGACCGCATCTCGCGGCCCGAGCATCTGCTGACCGCGCTGCCGCGCGCCATGCAGGTGATGACCGATCCGGCGAATTGCGGACCGGTGACGCTGGCCTTCTGCCAGGACGTGCAGGCCGAGGCCTGGGACTGGCCCGCGGCGTTCTTTGCGCCCAGGGTCTGGCGCATCCGCCGGCCCGAGCCGGACGCGGCCGAGCTGGCCGAGATCGTCGCGCTGATCCGCAAGGCCGAGCGGCCGGTGATCGTTTCGGGCGGCGGCGTGATTTATTCCGGGGCCGAGGCCGCGCTGCTGGATTTCGCCAGGCGCCACCGCATTCCCCTGGTCGAGACCCAGGCCGGCAAGGGCGCCGTCGACTGGCGCGAGGAGTTGAACCTCGGCTCTCCCGGCGTCACCGGCACCGATGCCGGCAATGCCGCCTGTGCGCGGGCCGACCTGATCATCGGGGTCGGGACGCGGTTCCAGGATTTCACCACCGGCTCCTGGGCCGCCTTCGCCAATCCGGGGCGGCGGCTGGTCTCGATCAACCTCACGGGCTATGACGCGGCGAAGCACGGCGCGGTGCCGCTGGTGGCGGATGCCCGGGTGGCGCTGGAGCGGATCGGCGCGGCGCTTGGCGCGCATCGCTTCGCCGAGCCGGATCTGCGGCCGCGCGCCGACTGGTTCGCGCTGGCCGACAAGGCCATGGCGGCGCCGAACCATGACGGGCCGCCCTCGGATGCGCAGGTGATCGGCGCGGTGCAGCGCGTCGCCGGCGAGAACACCGTGGTGATGTGCGCGGCCGGCACCATGCCCGGCGCGCTGCAGGTGCTGTGGCGCGCCACCCCCGGCGGCTATCACATGGAATACGGCTATAGCTGCATGGGCTACGAGGTGGCCGGCGCGCTAGGCATCGCCATGGCCCGGCCCAAAGCCGAGGTGGTCTGCATGGTCGGCGACGGCAGCTACATGATGGCCAACAGCGAGCTGGCGACGGCCGTCATGCTGAAGGTGCCCTTCACCGTGGTGCTGACCGACAACCGGGGCTATGGCTGCATCAACCGGCTGCAGCAGGAATGCGGCGGCGAGGAATTCAACAACATGTATGCCAGCTCGAACCTAGTCGAGGAGCCGCAGATCGACTTCGTCGCCCATGCCGCCAGCATGGGGGCGCATGCCGAGAAGGTCTCGGGCATCGCCGCGCTCGAATCCGCGATCCGTGCCGCGCGCGGCCGCGACATCCCCAGCGTGATCGTGATCGACACCGAGGCCCTGACCGGCGCCGGGATCGGCGGCGGCTGGTGGGACGTCGCCGTTCCCGAGGTCGGCCAGAGCGACAGGCTGAGGGCCGCCCGCAAGACATATGAAACCTGGCTGCGAAAACAGCGGCTTGTCAATTGA